One Triticum dicoccoides isolate Atlit2015 ecotype Zavitan chromosome 5B, WEW_v2.0, whole genome shotgun sequence genomic window carries:
- the LOC119307460 gene encoding beta-1,2-xylosyltransferase XYXT1-like: MGSPKAARSKASQLGGIWRRRVGAPFAALLVAAILVLVVFTGRFPQGPDASSRFTPVHVDDSTPRTVSSTDQDLETSDSSKQEGEGGDQKIELDESSMEAMEEQKQPPEDTPETKPASQGTTPANSDLNGEEGMTTTTAPDQEERNAGGSGSAPYTKCTPPPNSTVCDLSNSRFDICELCGDARTIGQSSTVMYVLHTQTSDGEEWSIRAQSRKNLPWIKKVTVKSLNTSQPAAKCTSKHAMPAIVFALGGLTANVWHDFSDVLVPLFLTARQFDRDVQLLVTNNQPWFSKKYMTILSKLTRHDIIDFDSDDQVRCYPHVIVGLRSHGDLGIYPNLSPQNYTMMDFRLFVREAYGLPAAKVAIPYKADRDDPDKKPRIMLIDRGKTRRFINAPYIVQGLEWFGFEVVKVDPKMDSSLDEFARLVDSCDAIMGAHGAGLTNMVFLRSGGVVVHIVPYGIEFMADGFYGKPARDMGLGHVKYSISPEESTLLEKYGWNHSVIKDPEAIRSSGWDKVGEVYMSKQDIVLNMTRFGPVLLKAIDFIM; encoded by the exons ATGGGGTCCCCAAAGGCGGCCAGGAGCAAGGCGAGCCAGCTGGGCGGCATCTGGCGCCGCAGGGTCGGCGCGCCCTTCGCCGCCCTCCTCGTGGCGGCCATCCTCGTCCTCGTCGTCTTCACCGGCCGCTTCCCGCAGGGCCCCGACG CTTCCTCGCGGTTCACCCCGGTACATGTGGACGACTCCACACCCCGGACAGTCTCGTCCACGGACCAAG ACTTGGAGACATCTGATTCGTCAAAGCAAGAAGGGGAGGGGGGTGACCAAAAAATTG AGCTTGATGAATCTTCCATGGAGGCAATGGAAGAGCAGAAACAGCCTCCAGAGGACACTCCTG AGACCAAACCAGCATCTCAAGGCACTACTCCAGCCAACTCCGATTTGAACGGCGAGGAAGGGATGACGACCACGACAGCGCCGGACCAAGAAGAAAGGAATGCAGGAGGATCTG GTTCAGCACCATACACCAAGTGCACACCTCCACCCAACTCGACGGTCTGCGACCTCTCCAACTCGCGCTTCGACATATGTGAGTTGTGCGGCGATGCTCGCACCATTGGTCAGTCATCCACTGTCATGTACGTCCTACACACACAAACTTCCGACGGTGAAGAGTGGAGTATTCGAGCCCAGTCTCGAAAGAACCTtccctggatcaagaaggtgactgTCAAATCTCTGAATACCTCGCAACCAGCAGCAAAGTGCACCTCCAAGCATGCCATGCCAGCCATTGTATTTGCCCTTGGTGGGCTCACAGCAAATGTCTGGCACGACTTCAGTGACGTCCTTGTTCCACTGTTCCTCACTGCCCGCCAGTTCGACAGGGATGTTCAACTCCTCGTCACAAACAACCAGCCCTGGTTCAGCAAGAAGTACATGACAATCCTGAGCAAACTCACACGACACGACATCATAGATTTTGATTCAGACGACCAGGTCAGGTGCTATCCGCATGTCATTGTTGGTCTGAGGAGCCATGGTGACCTTGGCATCTATCCAAACTTGTCACCACAGAACTACACAATGATGGACTTCCGGTTGTTTGTCCGGGAAGCCTATGGTCTGCCTGCAGCCAAGGTGGCCATTCCCTACAAGGCTGATAGAGATGATCCTGACAAGAAGCCCCGCATAATGCTGATTGATCGGGGCAAAACCCGGAGGTTCATCAATGCACCGTACATTGTCCAAGGGCTGGAATGGTTTGGTTTTGAGGTGGTCAAGGTTGACCCGAAGATGGACTCTAGTCTTGATGAATTTGCCCGCCTTGTTGACTCGTGCGATGCAATCATGGGCGCGCATGGCGCGGGCTTGACTAACATGGTGTTCCTGCGATCAGGGGGAGTGGTGGTGCACATTGTGCCGTATGGGATTGAATTCATGGCTGATGGGTTCTATGGTAAACCGGCACGGGACATGGGCCTAGGCCATGTCAAGTACAGCATCAGTCCAGAGGAGAGCACGTTGCTGGAGAAATATGGGTGGAACCATAGTGTGATCAAAGACCCTGAAGCCATTAGGAGCAGTGGATGGGACAAGGTTGGGGAGGTTTACATGTCCAAGCAGGACATTGTCCTTAACATGACAAGGTTTGGGCCTGTTTTGCTGAAGGCAATAGATTTCATCATGTAG
- the LOC119307461 gene encoding uncharacterized protein LOC119307461 produces MDMAASVSSWVPPSLPESAAAAASGLVLLDRWCYIADLPNNTTAEGTTSTGLPIKVTLRAARPPHLSHFCVHCPGLDFRRTGPKIVATDAHLVLLCVPIHPNSATGASDWDYFVYSPRAQRLDLLPNPDPICLDDSATALISRQDGACYAVAALGYANPLYDGGALIRWEFRLHLYRSSSNSKAWVSKRLSLNKFKRDKLIPLPAAVDRLYHETGKTITIGGEHGTVAWVDLWRGIFFCDVLKKRPLLRDVPLPVPARSNWDRLLRNDDPGYFRDVTISRNKDSIKYVELEFRSIEVLNPATTPVSYTDWVAVQNSSRKSHQVIRDGWKSTTWSMAIPVGLQERWNHDCVFDVKDVSLEPCLSDPMTMLSSKTMQELQVGYPILSMDDDVVYLLSETTPKHMDKLALMFAIDVRKSTLRGLAELDVKKFNYLSSFCTSEICRGT; encoded by the coding sequence ATGGACATGGCTGCCTCCGTTTCCTCCTGGGTTCCACCTTCTCTTCccgagtccgccgccgccgccgcctcaggcTTGGTCCTCCTCGACAGGTGGTGCTACATCGCCGACCTTCCCAACAACACCACCGCCGAGGGCACCACCAGCACTGGCTTGCCTATCAAGGTGACCCTCCGCGCCGCCCGCCCGCCACATCTCTCCCACTTCTGTGTCCACTGCCCTGGCCTCGACTTCCGCAGAACAGGGCCCAAGATTGTCGCCACCGACGCACATCTCGTCCTCCTCTGCGTTCCCATCCACCCCAACAGCGCCACCGGAGCATCGGACTGGGACTACTTCGTCTACAGCCCGCGCGCCCAGCGGCTAGACCTGCTACCCAACCCGGACCCCATATGCCTCGACGACTCCGCAACTGCCCTCATTAGCCGCCAAGACGGCGCTTGCTATGCCGTCGCTGCTCTCGGTTACGCTAACCCCCTGTACGATGGCGGCGCGCTCATTAGGTGGGAGTTCCGCCTCCACCTCTACAGATCCTCATCAAATTCTAAAGCTTGGGTCTCCAAGCGCTTGTCACTGAATAAGTTCAAGAGGGACAAGCTCATCCCTTTACCTGCAGCAGTCGACAGGCTATACCACGAGACGGGGAAGACCATCACAATTGGTGGCGAGCATGGCACGGTCGCCTGGGTGGACCTCTGGCGTGGCATCTTCTTTTGCGACGTGCTCAAGAAACGCCCACTGCTCCGGGATGTTCCACTGCCGGTGCCGGCAAGGTCTAACTGGGATCGCCTCCTCAGAAATGATGACCCCGGCTATTTCCGGGACGTAACTATCAGCCGAAACAAAGACTCGATCAAGTATGTTGAGTTGGAATTCCGGTCAATAGAAGTGCTCAACCCCGCCACCACCCCTGTTTCCTATACCGACTGGGTGGCGGTGCAGAATTCCTCAAGGAAATCTCATCAGGTCATCCGTGATGGCTGGAAGTCCACAACATGGAGCATGGCAATACCGGTTGGTTTGCAGGAGCGCTGGAACCATGACTGTGTATTTGATGTTAAAGATGTCAGCTTGGAGCCATGCCTTTCTGATCCCATGACTATGCTGAGCAGCAAGACCATGCAAGAACTTCAAGTGGGATACCCCATCCTAAGCATGGATGATGACGTCGTTTACTTGCTTTCTGAAACCACACCCAAGCACATGGACAAGTTGGCACTGATGTTTGCTATTGATGTGAGGAAGTCAACACTGCGAGGATTGGCTGAgcttgatgtcaagaagttcaattACTTGTCCAGCTTCTGCACTAGTGAGATCTGCAGGGGTACCTGA